In a single window of the Anguilla rostrata isolate EN2019 chromosome 4, ASM1855537v3, whole genome shotgun sequence genome:
- the tmem108 gene encoding transmembrane protein 108 isoform X2, with the protein MKRSLQVLRYRLLSVLVILAAPAGLLSSAQELYPSRTPQESISMVKQSPSPAFPLDLVAWEEGSSSGTLDTRGSHLLTGSIQPTVAFVASSSPYTSADEATPAHSNHSMGTDTATPVNAAISFNYDGPGNRLTSSPGRSESTGPSLSPLPIPREGRGDAPETVQTEIPDAAWTTPIEESNAEEPTDSSEPYITTELQPSSSFPSLFSSSSFASLDRMLKEPAETTPKLAPPHAITLRELRSSPPEGPTSPQLGEEESPTPPLNSPPASIPPASSSPSAFPSLGSALMYPTAVTERDPTALSTTDSVGAPINATGSDVPRYTTDSLGNATDLLSNATDLLSSNTTDSLTNASHTLQSSEGNVTDEHSGFSSSSVGNGSSTTEPASTATGNFLNQLVPATTPGPHGPSNHSDPVLGPQHPHATICLGKMDIVWIVLAISIPVSSCSVLLTVCCMKRKKKASSQENNLSYWNNTITMDYFNRHAVELPREIQSLETAERARDVKGGTCLGCTW; encoded by the exons gtgtTCTAGTGATCCTGGCAGCGCCAGCGGGACTGCTGTCCTCTGCACAGGAGCTGTACCCCAGCCGAACGCCTCAGGAATCCATCTCCATGGTCAAGCAGAGCCCATCTCCTGCCTTCCCATTGGACCTTGTTGCTTGGGAGGAGGGGTCAAGCAGCGGGACCTTGGACACCAGGGGCAGCCACCTGCTGACCGGCAGCATTCAGCCCACCGTGGCCTTTGTGGCATCCAGCTCCCCATACACGAGCGCCGATGAGGCGACTCCAGCCCACTCAAACCACTCCATGGGCACTGACACAGCGACCCCGGTCAACGCTGCCATTTCTTTCAACTATGATGGGCCAGGGAACAGACTCACCTCTTCCCCTGGGAGATCTGAGAGCACAGggccctctctgtcccctctgccCATCCCCCGTGAGGGACGAGGGGACGCCCCGGAAACCGTGCAGACGGAAATCCCAGACGCCGCGTGGACTACACCCATCGAGGAGTCGAACGCGGAAGAGCCAACGGATTCCAGCGAGCCTTACATCACCACCGAGCtgcagccctcctcctccttcccctccctgttTTCCTCTTCCTCGTTTGCCTCTTTGGACCGGATGCTCAAAGAGCCTGCCGAGACCACGCCCAAACTGGCCCCTCCCCACGCCATCACCCTGCGGGAGTTGCGCTCCTCCCCACCTGAGGGCCCCACTAGCCCTCAGTTAGGGGAAGAGGAGAGCCCCACTCCTCCTCTGAACTCGCCCCCCGCATCCATCCCTccagcctcctcctctccctctgccttccCCAGCCTCGGCTCGGCTCTCATGTACCCCACTGCTGTGACAGAGAGGGACCCTACTGCACTCAGCACTACAGACAGTGTAGGCGCCCCAATTAATGCCACAGGCTCAGACGTACCTAGGTACACTACAGACTCGCTTGGCAATGCCACAGACTTACTTAGCAACGCAACAGACTTGCTTAGTAGCAACACCACAGACTCGCTTACCAATGCCTCGCACACTCTTCAAAGTTCAGAGGGCAATGTTACAGACGAACATTCGGGTTTTTCGTCCAGCTCTGTTGGGAATGGCTCCTCGACCACTGAGCCTGCCTCCACTGCCACCGGCAACTTCCTCAACCAGCTGGTTCCTGCGACCACACCAGGCCCCCATGGACCCAGCAACCACTCAGACCCTGTTCTGGGCCCCCAGCACCCTCATGCAACCATCTGCCTGGGCAAGATGGACATAGTGTGGATTGTGCTGGCCATCAGCATACCCGTCTCCTCTTGCT CTGTGCTCCTGACTGTGTGCTGcatgaagaggaagaagaaggccTCCAGCCAGGAGAACAACCTGAGCTACTGGAACAATACCATCACCATGGATTACTTTAACCGGCATGCTGTGGAGCTTCCCCGCGAGATCCAGTCCCTGGAGACGGCCGAG
- the tmem108 gene encoding transmembrane protein 108 isoform X1, protein MKRSLQVLRYRLLSVLVILAAPAGLLSSAQELYPSRTPQESISMVKQSPSPAFPLDLVAWEEGSSSGTLDTRGSHLLTGSIQPTVAFVASSSPYTSADEATPAHSNHSMGTDTATPVNAAISFNYDGPGNRLTSSPGRSESTGPSLSPLPIPREGRGDAPETVQTEIPDAAWTTPIEESNAEEPTDSSEPYITTELQPSSSFPSLFSSSSFASLDRMLKEPAETTPKLAPPHAITLRELRSSPPEGPTSPQLGEEESPTPPLNSPPASIPPASSSPSAFPSLGSALMYPTAVTERDPTALSTTDSVGAPINATGSDVPRYTTDSLGNATDLLSNATDLLSSNTTDSLTNASHTLQSSEGNVTDEHSGFSSSSVGNGSSTTEPASTATGNFLNQLVPATTPGPHGPSNHSDPVLGPQHPHATICLGKMDIVWIVLAISIPVSSCSVLLTVCCMKRKKKASSQENNLSYWNNTITMDYFNRHAVELPREIQSLETAEEQETSLPPNGDYNESGMVLVNPFCQETLFINRDKASNI, encoded by the exons gtgtTCTAGTGATCCTGGCAGCGCCAGCGGGACTGCTGTCCTCTGCACAGGAGCTGTACCCCAGCCGAACGCCTCAGGAATCCATCTCCATGGTCAAGCAGAGCCCATCTCCTGCCTTCCCATTGGACCTTGTTGCTTGGGAGGAGGGGTCAAGCAGCGGGACCTTGGACACCAGGGGCAGCCACCTGCTGACCGGCAGCATTCAGCCCACCGTGGCCTTTGTGGCATCCAGCTCCCCATACACGAGCGCCGATGAGGCGACTCCAGCCCACTCAAACCACTCCATGGGCACTGACACAGCGACCCCGGTCAACGCTGCCATTTCTTTCAACTATGATGGGCCAGGGAACAGACTCACCTCTTCCCCTGGGAGATCTGAGAGCACAGggccctctctgtcccctctgccCATCCCCCGTGAGGGACGAGGGGACGCCCCGGAAACCGTGCAGACGGAAATCCCAGACGCCGCGTGGACTACACCCATCGAGGAGTCGAACGCGGAAGAGCCAACGGATTCCAGCGAGCCTTACATCACCACCGAGCtgcagccctcctcctccttcccctccctgttTTCCTCTTCCTCGTTTGCCTCTTTGGACCGGATGCTCAAAGAGCCTGCCGAGACCACGCCCAAACTGGCCCCTCCCCACGCCATCACCCTGCGGGAGTTGCGCTCCTCCCCACCTGAGGGCCCCACTAGCCCTCAGTTAGGGGAAGAGGAGAGCCCCACTCCTCCTCTGAACTCGCCCCCCGCATCCATCCCTccagcctcctcctctccctctgccttccCCAGCCTCGGCTCGGCTCTCATGTACCCCACTGCTGTGACAGAGAGGGACCCTACTGCACTCAGCACTACAGACAGTGTAGGCGCCCCAATTAATGCCACAGGCTCAGACGTACCTAGGTACACTACAGACTCGCTTGGCAATGCCACAGACTTACTTAGCAACGCAACAGACTTGCTTAGTAGCAACACCACAGACTCGCTTACCAATGCCTCGCACACTCTTCAAAGTTCAGAGGGCAATGTTACAGACGAACATTCGGGTTTTTCGTCCAGCTCTGTTGGGAATGGCTCCTCGACCACTGAGCCTGCCTCCACTGCCACCGGCAACTTCCTCAACCAGCTGGTTCCTGCGACCACACCAGGCCCCCATGGACCCAGCAACCACTCAGACCCTGTTCTGGGCCCCCAGCACCCTCATGCAACCATCTGCCTGGGCAAGATGGACATAGTGTGGATTGTGCTGGCCATCAGCATACCCGTCTCCTCTTGCT CTGTGCTCCTGACTGTGTGCTGcatgaagaggaagaagaaggccTCCAGCCAGGAGAACAACCTGAGCTACTGGAACAATACCATCACCATGGATTACTTTAACCGGCATGCTGTGGAGCTTCCCCGCGAGATCCAGTCCCTGGAGACGGCCGAG